In the Candidatus Obscuribacterales bacterium genome, CGCCCTGATTCGCGCCCTTTTCCCCGGCGGCACCATCACCGGCTGCCCCAAGGTACGTTGCATGGACATTATCGAAGAGCTAGAACCTGTACGCCGCAGTCTCTTTTATGGTTCTTGTGGCTATCTCGACTGGCGCGGACATCTGGATCTCAATATCCTGATTCGTACCCTTTTAGCAGTACCTGACGCACCATCTCTCACCGGCGCACAACCGTTTCATATCTATGGGCAGGTGGGTGCAGGCATCGTCGCCGACAGTGATCCTGGTTTAGAGTGGGAGGAGTCCTTGCAAAAAGCCAAGGCTCAACTGGCGGTTCTGGCAGGCTAACAGCCTGTCACAGCCCACCTCCATCCTTCAACCCAGGAAGACGGTGCGTTACGGCTTCGCCTAACAGCACCCTACCCCGCTGAATCGGTCATAGATAGGATAATCTTCTCTACCTCACGTTCATCAGGCAACCAAACCTAGAAAATCTCGAATTAGATACGTCATAGCGCTCTGAACCTGCTGATTATGTCCAGGATATAGGCATAGCGTTTCATCGCCCATTCTAATCTCTATCGACAGCCAAGATGCAGGTGGAGGCTCATTATTATCTTTAGTGACAGGCTCAACAGACAAAATCCTACTTAATGGATAACGAATAATTTTTGGAGGTCTTCCAGGAAAAATTGCCGGGGTAGAACAGGTGAGAGTGCCGGCTTGTTGGTCAAAGGTATAGGTTGCATAGCGACCACCGCCCAACCCTCTGGCGATTAAGATGCCTGTGAAGGGCAAGGCAGCAGCGATCGCTCCCAATACAAGCGCCGGCCATAGCACTGAACTAGCGAAGAACACAAAGGCACTGGCCACCCCAAAAAATATCAGAGGTTGAATCACCAAATTTTTAGCGCTGGGTGTTCCTCCATAGCTGTAAAGTCTTGCGCCATCAAGAATCACCAACTGCTGTGGTGAATGAGCTAGCACCTTCATCGATGGGTTAAGAATTTGGCGTGACTGCATATGTGTTGGCGCTGATGACCTGAAAGAACCCACGAGTTGCACCTATCAACGAGAATAGCTTAACCGTATGAGCAAAGAGTCGGGCGATCGCTCTCTTTATCTCCTATAGTCCTATCGTTAACCCCCAGCAACCTATCGTATCAACAGCATGTCCACAGCGATCGCCCCATCAACCTTGATGCCCCGAGTCGGCCTGTCCAAACTCAGGGGCATTGAGCTTAGGTAGCATCTGAGGCGGGCCCAGATCGGTTAGTTCATACCCTTGAGGATAACTGCGTTGCGGTTCATCCATGTAGAAACTAGGCGTTTGTCGAGGAGGTAAGTAGCGGAGGATGTTACCCCGCGATCGCAGCGCTTGCTCTACAACCTGACGCTGCCAGGGTTGAGGCATGGGAAAGCCAAAGGCGTTGATCATGCGATCATCCATAATGGCATAAACAAAGGGACGCACCAGTGGACGCAGGGGCTGGGGAAACCAACTGAGGAATAGGTTTAACGTAGATTCTCCTACCCGCTGGTTAGCTGCACTGTAGTGAAAGTGCTGGCGCTCATAGTCTAGGTTATAGGCTTCAAAGGCTTCATAGCTGCTGGGAATATCTTGAATATGCATGAGCTGCCCGATGGACAACCAAAAATAAAATAAAGCCTGCTTTTCTAAGGAGCTTAAGGGACGCCAGCCAAAGCGCTCAATCCATCGCACCGGCTCATAGATAAAGGTGGAGAGGACGTAGAGGAA is a window encoding:
- a CDS encoding oxygenase MpaB family protein; translated protein: MQRLDRFHAIQQLDPVRDTCDICRQLAGYEFPWDTTRALEIALFRTFCVPSVATLLDRTAEFHRHPQKRYDDTGLMVSMILKWGYDSPKGQAVIQRMNQIHGHFPIQNADFLYVLSTFIYEPVRWIERFGWRPLSSLEKQALFYFWLSIGQLMHIQDIPSSYEAFEAYNLDYERQHFHYSAANQRVGESTLNLFLSWFPQPLRPLVRPFVYAIMDDRMINAFGFPMPQPWQRQVVEQALRSRGNILRYLPPRQTPSFYMDEPQRSYPQGYELTDLGPPQMLPKLNAPEFGQADSGHQG